From Herbaspirillum sp. WKF16:
CCGTGCAGGATGTTGAAGTCCAGGTCGAAGCGGCGCACCGCCTCCGACAGGTGCGGCTGGTCCACGCCCGAGCCGGTGAAGGCGAAGCGGAACAGGTGGTCGGTGCCGGCGCCGCTTTCGGCCTTGGCCAGGCGCTCGCGCAGGCGCGCCAGCACGCCCTTGGGCAGCTCGTGGGCGATCACGTCGCCGATCAGCGCGCGGGTGACTTCATGCCTGGGCTGGCGGAACACCTCCAGCACCTCGCCCTGTTCGATCACCTGGCCGGCTTCCATCACGGCCACGCGGTCGCAGATGTCCTTGATCACTTCCATCTGGTGCGTGATCAGCACGATGGTCAGTCCCAGGTCCTTGTTGATCTTGCGCAGCAATTCGAGGATCGAGCGGGTGGTTTCCGGGTCCAGCGCCGAGGTGGCTTCGTCCGAGAGCAGCACCTTGGGATCGTTGGCCAGCGCGCGCGCGATGCCCACGCGCTGTTTCTGGCCACCGGAAATCTGCGCCGGGTGGCGGTCGCGCAGTTGGGTCAGGCCCACCAGTTCCAGCAGCGGCTCGACCTTCTGCGCGATCTCAGCCTTGGACTTGCCGGCCAGCTCCAGCGGCAGCGCGATGTTGTCGTACACGGTGCGCGAGGACAGCAGGTTGAAGTGCTGGAAGATCATGCCGATGCCGCGGCGCGCTTCGCGCAGGCGGTCGGCCGACAGCGAGGTGAGGTCTTCGCCGTCCAGCAGGATACGGCCCGAGGTGGGGCGGTTGAGCAGGTTCAGGGTGCGCACCAGCGTGCTCTTGCCGGCGCCGCTGCGTCCGATGATGCCGAAGATTTCGCCTTTGCGTATCGACAGCTCGACGTTGCGCACCGCCTCGACATTGCCGAAGCGCTGGGTGACAGCTTGGATTTCGATCATGATGGGAATAGAAATGGCAGCGTGCCCGCGTTTTCCGGAACCGCCGTCCTTGGCATCGACAAGACGCCGCCAACGGGGCCGAAGCGCAGGTCTCCACTGCCATCGATATTTTTATAAGAAGCCGTTATTTTAAGTCGGCGCGGTTATAAGAGGAAAACAATTTTTCACCTATGCATATAACCAAAGCGTCTGATGATGCGGCTGAGACCCGCCAGCGGCGCGGCTTTGCGGAGTTGGCCATCGGTCCCTTCCTGCCCTCGCCAGGTTTCCCGCAACACGGGAAAAATTAGTCCTCCCTCATTCCTCCCCGGCTTTTCTTGATCCGGCGGCCCCGTACTTTGCGCAGCGCGCCCCCGTATCGCCGGGTCGGCGGCGCGAACGCGAGCCAAGCTCGTCAATAAACTTATTGTTTCTTTTTTCGAAATGATAACTTTCGCTGAGCGCTATTTTTCGGTGATTTCGTAAAGATTAAAGTTCATCTGCAGCCCGGACGGCCAACCAGTCGTTCCGGCGCTACCGGCGCCCCATGCCGTTTCCATGCAAATGCAGCCGGGCGTCGACAAGTCCAAATTTGCATTGCGCCGTACCGTAAGAAAGAACGCCATGAACACCCGCCATCTCCTCATCGCCCTCGTGCTGGCCGCCGCCAGCAGCGCCGTCACCGCAGAAACCTACGCCCAGACCCCCGCCGCCCATGGCAAGACGCGCGCCCAGGTGGTCGACGAACTGAAGCAGGCCCGCGCCGACGGCTCCATGACCGTCGCCGACAGCGAGTACCCCAAGCTGCCGCCGTTCGTCTCCAGCAAGAGTCGCAGCCAGGTCCTCGACGAGCTGAAGCAGGCTCGCGCCGACGGCTCGCTGTCCATTTCCGACGGCGAGTATCCCAAGCTGCCGGCCTTCGTCTCCACCAAGTCGCGCGCGCAGGTGCTGGCCGAGCTGGCCGAATACCAGAAGCGCCCGGATCCGCAGGGCCTGTACCAGGGTTACTGATGCCCCCGCCGGCGCCGCCGGCAAGCTCCCCACCAGGGAGGCCGCGCAGCGCCGCTGCCCGGCTTCGCCTACAACAAGAGGAATCCATGTACTCCTTCAACGCCAAGCAACTGGGCGAGCGCTTGCCCGACATCCTTGAACTGGCCGATATCGACGAAGTGGTGGTGACCCGCGACAGCGGCGAGAACCTGGTGATCGTCACCGAGTCCGTGTGGCGCTCGCTGCAGGATGCGGTCCACCTGTTCGCCACCGACGTCAACGCCGACCGCCTGGTGCGCAGCCTGCAGCAGCTGCGCGCCGATTTCCTGTCGCAGCCGGAGGTCGAATGAAAGTCTTCATGACTGCCCTGGCGCAGGAGGATTTCGCCTTCTGGCGCCGCCAGGACGGCGAGCTGGCGCGCCGCATCGCTCGCCTGCTGCGCCGCCTGCGCGACGGCGACAGCCTGCCGCCGCAACAAGTCTCGGCCTTGCCGTTGCGGCTGCAAGGCCTGTGTGCGGTGCGCCTGAGTTCCGAGCACCGGCTGGTGTTCGAGCGCCTGCGCGACCGCATCGTCGTGCATCAGTGCCGTTTCCATTACTGAGGATCGGCGCCGCGCAAGCGGCAACGGCAACAGCTCCTAGTGGCTGGCCTGTGGCGGCTGTCCGCGATTGATCGCGCGGACGGTTCGGGACCGGGTGTTCATGTGAGAGATGTCCCTGTACAGGCTTGTCCGTCCGCGGCGCATGCGCGCCGCGGGCTTTTTGCCGGCCGTGATTTACGCCTGCTGAATCAACAATGTGTAGTTTTTATGCATCAATGTTGAGAATGCGCCAAGGCGGAAAATCGCGAGCCGGCATTTTTTCATGTTGGTTCTGTCGATGATTTAAGTTGTAATAAAGAGACATAAACAATCAATAATCGAAAAAAATAAAAACATAAATTGTTTGTGGAAATAAATTTTGATTAAATAAATTAAGTCTTCTTGATGTTTCTTTCGGGAAGCTTGGGTGGTGTCGATTGCCTCATAGGCGGGCGAACTGCCAACAATCAAATAGCAAATTCAACAACTTTGGAGTTCTTCTCATGAAAAAGTCCCTCTTGGCACTGGCAATGCTCGGCGCCTTCGCCGGCGTGGCCCACGCGCAAAGCTCGGTCACCATCTACGGCATCATCGATGCCAGCCTGTCGTACAACAGCAAGGTGGCGACCACCGGTACCGGCAACGGCAACCGCATGGGCGTCGACTCCGGTGCGATCAAGGGTTCGCGCATCGGCTTCAAGGGCAGCGAAGACCTGGGCGGCGGCATGAAGGCGCTGTTCAACCTGGAAAACGGCTTCAACCTGGACAACGGCGCCGCCGCCCAGAACGGCACGCTGTGGGGCCGCACCTCCACCGTCGGCCTGTCGGGCAACTTCGGCACGGTGCTGCTGGGTCGCCAGAAGGACTTCACCGATGACATCGCCGCCTTCACCTCGGTCAACGACTTCGGCGGCATGGTCAGCCAGGTCCACGCCCGCGACCTGGACCGCACCAACGGCGAACGCGTGAACAACTCGATCCGCTACAACACCAACAACTACAGCGGCTTCACCGGCAGCCTGATCTACGGCTTCGGCGAGCAAGCCGGCGCCAACACCGCCGGCCAGTCGTTCGGCATCGGCGGCGCCTACTCGAACGGCCCGTTCAATGTCGGCCTGGCCTACTTCCAGGCCAAGAAGGGCAGCACCTCGGGCGCAAGCGACGTCAACTCGACCAATGCCACTTCGTGCACCAACGCCACCGGTTCGGCCGGCGACACTTGCCTGAAGACCTGGACCCTGGCCAGCTCCTACCAGTTCGGCCCGGCCAAGCTGTACGGCTCGTGGTCGCGCGTGAAGCTGCCGCTGGCCACCCGCGGCGCGGCCGCATCGTTCTCCGCGGCTTCGGCAGCCAACTACGCGGTTGACGCTACCGGCCAATACCTGGTGGGCGGCGTGAACAACGACAAGAACGACATCTTCGACGTCGGCGTGAACTACGGCCTGACCCCGGCCCTGTCGCTGCTGGGCGCGGTGCAGTACACCAAGGCCAGCTTCGTCGGCGCGTCCAACGGCCACCTGCTGCAGCTGAACCTGGGCGCCAAGTACGCCCTGTCCAAGCGCACCAGCCTGTACGCCGTGTACCGC
This genomic window contains:
- a CDS encoding porin, with translation MKKSLLALAMLGAFAGVAHAQSSVTIYGIIDASLSYNSKVATTGTGNGNRMGVDSGAIKGSRIGFKGSEDLGGGMKALFNLENGFNLDNGAAAQNGTLWGRTSTVGLSGNFGTVLLGRQKDFTDDIAAFTSVNDFGGMVSQVHARDLDRTNGERVNNSIRYNTNNYSGFTGSLIYGFGEQAGANTAGQSFGIGGAYSNGPFNVGLAYFQAKKGSTSGASDVNSTNATSCTNATGSAGDTCLKTWTLASSYQFGPAKLYGSWSRVKLPLATRGAAASFSAASAANYAVDATGQYLVGGVNNDKNDIFDVGVNYGLTPALSLLGAVQYTKASFVGASNGHLLQLNLGAKYALSKRTSLYAVYRNLRASDTYSPGVSNGQAPGSDGNQNAVNAGIIHTF
- a CDS encoding DUF4148 domain-containing protein, with amino-acid sequence MNTRHLLIALVLAAASSAVTAETYAQTPAAHGKTRAQVVDELKQARADGSMTVADSEYPKLPPFVSSKSRSQVLDELKQARADGSLSISDGEYPKLPAFVSTKSRAQVLAELAEYQKRPDPQGLYQGY
- a CDS encoding type II toxin-antitoxin system YoeB family toxin, yielding MKVFMTALAQEDFAFWRRQDGELARRIARLLRRLRDGDSLPPQQVSALPLRLQGLCAVRLSSEHRLVFERLRDRIVVHQCRFHY
- a CDS encoding methionine ABC transporter ATP-binding protein, which codes for MIEIQAVTQRFGNVEAVRNVELSIRKGEIFGIIGRSGAGKSTLVRTLNLLNRPTSGRILLDGEDLTSLSADRLREARRGIGMIFQHFNLLSSRTVYDNIALPLELAGKSKAEIAQKVEPLLELVGLTQLRDRHPAQISGGQKQRVGIARALANDPKVLLSDEATSALDPETTRSILELLRKINKDLGLTIVLITHQMEVIKDICDRVAVMEAGQVIEQGEVLEVFRQPRHEVTRALIGDVIAHELPKGVLARLRERLAKAESGAGTDHLFRFAFTGSGVDQPHLSEAVRRFDLDFNILHGQIDEIQGQAFGSLAILANGTQENINNAMEYLRSQGVVVEELNHVI
- a CDS encoding type II toxin-antitoxin system Phd/YefM family antitoxin; this translates as MYSFNAKQLGERLPDILELADIDEVVVTRDSGENLVIVTESVWRSLQDAVHLFATDVNADRLVRSLQQLRADFLSQPEVE